In the genome of Saprospira sp. CCB-QB6, one region contains:
- a CDS encoding 5' nucleotidase, NT5C type: MKKILYFDMDNVLVDFPSAFAQLSPQILAQYEDRLDEVPGIFSLMQPLTGALTAFEELSQLFDAYLLSTAPWENPSAWSDKLLWVKKHLGQNAHKRLILSHNKQLNQGHFLIDDRLKNGADRFGGEHIHFGQAPFEDWEKVLAYLRTQV; encoded by the coding sequence ATGAAGAAGATTCTTTATTTTGATATGGACAATGTGCTGGTGGATTTCCCCTCGGCCTTTGCGCAACTTTCGCCGCAGATCTTGGCCCAATATGAGGACCGCTTGGATGAAGTTCCTGGTATCTTTTCGCTGATGCAGCCCTTGACAGGCGCATTAACTGCCTTTGAGGAGCTCAGCCAATTGTTTGATGCCTATTTATTGTCTACGGCGCCTTGGGAAAACCCCTCAGCTTGGTCAGACAAGCTGCTTTGGGTAAAAAAACATCTGGGCCAAAATGCACACAAACGCCTGATCCTTTCGCATAATAAGCAGCTCAATCAGGGCCACTTCCTTATTGATGACCGCCTAAAGAATGGAGCCGATCGCTTTGGCGGAGAACATATCCATTTTGGCCAAGCCCCCTTTGAAGATTGGGAAAAAGTATTGGCTTATCTGAGAACTCAGGTTTAA
- a CDS encoding ABC transporter ATP-binding protein, which yields MSNAKQEGGSYADRQLFFRLLKLVRPYKFIFITAATLSIVLAPVAILRPYLVQLSVDEYILAGNYEGLLWIVGLLFGVLLFEGALQYFFTYITGLLGQSVIKDLRLRVFKHINSLRLTYFDRTPIGTSTTRTINDIETINTVFSQGAITIVADILTLIFVLGVMLYSSWSLTLVCLTTMPLLIWGSYWFKEAVKKSYEHVRTEVSKMNAFLQERITGMRIVQIFNAEQQELKKFDAINKRYTDANIRSIFYYAIFFPMVEILSAGSLGLMVWYGAQSVLSEEVSIGVLVAFPLYLGMLFRPVRMLADKFNSLQMGLVAGNRVFNLIDSNKQIQNNGEQLVDKLEGRIRFKEVFFSYEQDKKPEEVEKWILQGLDFELPAGQTMAIVGSTGAGKTTIINIINRFYEIHKGEIFIDDVEIRNYELASLRSRIAIVLQDVFLFSGSVYENICLRDESISKEEVIAAAKMIGADEFIERLPGGYDYQVMERGATLSMGQRQLISFVRALVFDPDILILDEATSAIDPETESIIQYAIEKLIAKRTSIIIAHRLSTIQHADQILVLDKGRKMEMGDHQTLMQNPDGFYRDLVETAYSVNQTD from the coding sequence ATGTCTAACGCTAAACAAGAAGGGGGCAGCTATGCCGATCGGCAGCTATTTTTTCGCTTGCTCAAATTGGTTCGCCCCTACAAATTTATCTTTATTACGGCCGCTACGCTCTCTATTGTCTTGGCCCCAGTGGCCATTTTAAGGCCCTATTTGGTCCAATTGAGTGTAGATGAATACATTCTAGCCGGCAATTATGAAGGTCTACTCTGGATAGTAGGCCTTTTGTTTGGCGTCCTACTCTTTGAGGGCGCTTTGCAATATTTCTTTACTTACATTACGGGCCTTTTGGGCCAATCGGTGATTAAGGATCTGCGGCTTCGGGTCTTTAAACATATCAATAGCCTGCGGCTCACTTACTTTGACCGCACGCCTATTGGCACCTCTACCACCCGCACGATCAATGATATCGAAACGATCAACACGGTCTTTTCGCAGGGGGCCATTACGATTGTGGCTGATATCTTAACCCTCATTTTTGTGTTGGGCGTGATGCTTTACTCGAGTTGGAGCCTCACCCTGGTCTGTCTGACCACTATGCCCCTGCTCATCTGGGGCTCTTATTGGTTTAAGGAGGCCGTTAAGAAGTCTTATGAGCATGTGCGGACCGAAGTGTCTAAGATGAATGCCTTTTTGCAAGAACGCATCACGGGCATGCGCATCGTTCAGATCTTTAATGCCGAACAACAAGAGCTTAAGAAGTTTGATGCGATCAATAAACGCTATACGGATGCCAACATCCGCTCTATTTTTTACTATGCGATCTTCTTTCCCATGGTCGAAATCCTATCGGCGGGCTCTTTGGGCCTTATGGTTTGGTATGGCGCCCAATCGGTCCTTAGTGAAGAGGTGAGTATTGGGGTATTGGTGGCTTTTCCGCTCTATTTGGGCATGCTCTTCCGCCCCGTTCGGATGCTGGCCGATAAATTCAACTCCTTGCAAATGGGCTTGGTGGCGGGAAACCGAGTTTTTAATTTGATTGATAGCAACAAACAAATTCAGAATAATGGCGAGCAGCTAGTGGACAAACTAGAGGGCCGCATCCGCTTCAAGGAGGTATTTTTCTCTTATGAGCAAGATAAAAAGCCCGAGGAGGTAGAGAAATGGATTCTACAAGGGCTCGATTTTGAGCTGCCCGCAGGCCAAACTATGGCCATTGTGGGGAGTACTGGAGCAGGGAAGACCACCATTATTAACATCATCAACCGCTTTTATGAAATCCATAAGGGAGAAATCTTTATTGATGATGTCGAGATTCGGAATTATGAGCTGGCCAGCCTACGCAGCCGCATTGCCATTGTGCTTCAGGATGTCTTTCTCTTTTCGGGCTCTGTTTATGAAAACATTTGCCTAAGAGATGAAAGTATTAGTAAGGAAGAGGTGATTGCGGCCGCCAAAATGATTGGTGCAGATGAGTTTATTGAACGCCTGCCTGGCGGCTATGATTATCAGGTGATGGAAAGAGGCGCCACTTTATCTATGGGGCAGCGACAATTGATTTCTTTTGTTCGGGCGTTGGTCTTTGATCCCGATATCTTAATTTTAGATGAGGCCACCTCGGCTATTGATCCCGAAACCGAGAGCATTATTCAATATGCTATTGAGAAATTGATTGCCAAACGGACCTCTATTATTATTGCCCACCGCCTCTCTACCATTCAGCATGCGGACCAGATTTTGGTTTTGGACAAAGGCCGAAAAATGGAAATGGGCGATCATCAAACTTTGATGCAAAACCCTGATGGCTTTTACCGTGATCTTGTAGAAACGGCTTATAGCGTCAATCAAACAGACTAA
- a CDS encoding aspartate kinase produces MPVFKFGGASIKDVAAIKNVVQILRQYQQEQPLVVVSASGKITNALEKVVQAYVQQTGQAEVLLQGVRQHHLELLQGLFENPQHPIYDEINDLFVDVEWILEEEPQDSYDYLYDQIVSLGELLSTTILAAYLNEEGLPTHWLDVRDCILTDNSYRDAQVDWAETQSRIQKIVPALPQGQMVLTQGFLGSSSENFTTTLGREGSDYTAAIFAFCLNADRLAIWKDVPGLLNADPRIFDKTVLLDNISYAEAIEMTYYGAQVIHPKTLRPLQNKNIPLWVKSFVQPQERGSLVSSEEVDQYPPIFVVKKEQALLKIKAKDFQFVDEARFSALFASFAKHRIKVNMTQNTALAFSVCINYEPQKLGGLLEELAQTYMTELRSDLQLISLRHQTEEALNMLRQNKEILLEEHIGCTSQLLIAAEALWS; encoded by the coding sequence ATGCCTGTCTTCAAGTTTGGTGGCGCCTCCATTAAAGATGTTGCCGCAATCAAAAATGTGGTCCAAATCCTTCGCCAATACCAGCAAGAACAACCCCTGGTTGTAGTCTCTGCCTCTGGTAAAATTACCAACGCACTAGAGAAAGTAGTGCAGGCCTATGTGCAACAAACAGGCCAAGCAGAGGTTTTGCTCCAAGGCGTCCGACAACACCATTTAGAACTGCTCCAAGGCCTCTTTGAGAACCCTCAACATCCTATCTATGATGAGATCAACGACCTCTTTGTAGATGTAGAATGGATCCTCGAAGAAGAACCCCAAGATAGCTACGATTATCTATACGATCAAATTGTCTCACTGGGCGAACTGCTCTCTACCACAATCTTGGCCGCCTACCTCAATGAGGAAGGCCTGCCCACCCACTGGCTTGATGTCCGCGATTGTATCCTAACCGATAATAGCTATCGCGATGCGCAAGTAGATTGGGCCGAAACCCAAAGCCGCATCCAAAAAATTGTTCCCGCTCTTCCCCAAGGCCAAATGGTCCTTACCCAAGGCTTCCTCGGAAGCAGTAGCGAAAACTTTACCACCACCCTTGGCCGAGAAGGCTCTGATTATACAGCCGCCATTTTTGCCTTTTGCCTCAATGCCGACCGCCTAGCGATTTGGAAGGATGTCCCCGGCCTCCTCAATGCAGATCCCCGTATCTTTGACAAAACGGTCCTACTCGACAATATTTCTTATGCCGAGGCGATCGAGATGACTTATTATGGCGCACAGGTGATCCACCCCAAAACATTGCGTCCCCTTCAAAACAAAAATATTCCCCTTTGGGTCAAATCTTTTGTCCAGCCCCAAGAAAGAGGAAGCTTGGTCTCTTCAGAAGAGGTAGATCAATATCCCCCCATCTTTGTGGTCAAAAAGGAACAGGCCCTACTAAAGATTAAGGCCAAGGATTTTCAGTTTGTGGATGAGGCCCGCTTTTCGGCCCTCTTTGCGAGCTTTGCCAAACACCGCATTAAGGTCAATATGACCCAAAATACGGCCCTCGCCTTTTCGGTTTGCATCAATTATGAGCCCCAAAAGCTGGGCGGCCTACTCGAAGAATTGGCCCAAACCTATATGACCGAACTGCGCAGCGATCTACAGCTCATTAGCCTGCGCCACCAAACAGAAGAAGCCCTCAACATGCTTCGACAAAATAAAGAGATTTTACTGGAGGAGCATATTGGCTGTACAAGCCAATTGCTCATTGCCGCCGAGGCCCTTTGGTCCTAA
- a CDS encoding OmpA family protein, translating into MNRSTLVALALVAFCGMLRGQTEIIYLENPSFEDEPRPGWQPRGWIDCGFAGESPPDVQPFGGFGVTQAAHDENTYLGLVVRDNKTWEAVSQRLARPIKEGQCYRFSIYLARSAQYVSPTKLKPNELTNFNKGAILRIYGGNSPRDKAELLASSDMVTHTDWRPYKFEFTPKKSYRYFVLEAYYKTPTMFYYNGNLLLDNASEIYSCEIPEEEPDNPILAQVDPKDRKVNVKPSPKEDPILPKEKEEPKEAPKEVDRGDFKGDLKAEDLALGDKFRLDNLYFQADSSSITPAAALELNELVAFMKKNKGVSIEVGGHTNGLPTHEYCDNLSEDRAKSIARYLTAKGIDRRRISYRGYGKRQPIADNETREGRKRNQRVEIKITKLETN; encoded by the coding sequence ATGAATCGATCAACATTAGTGGCTTTGGCATTAGTTGCGTTTTGCGGGATGCTTAGGGGCCAGACAGAAATCATTTATTTGGAGAATCCCTCATTTGAGGACGAGCCGCGTCCGGGTTGGCAGCCTCGGGGATGGATAGATTGTGGATTTGCGGGGGAGTCGCCTCCCGATGTACAGCCTTTTGGAGGCTTTGGGGTGACGCAGGCGGCCCATGATGAGAACACCTATTTGGGTTTGGTGGTGCGAGATAACAAGACTTGGGAGGCGGTAAGTCAGCGATTGGCTAGGCCGATAAAAGAGGGGCAGTGTTATCGGTTCAGCATCTATTTGGCGCGATCTGCGCAGTATGTGAGTCCGACCAAGTTGAAGCCCAATGAGTTGACCAATTTTAACAAGGGGGCGATTTTGCGGATTTATGGGGGGAATTCTCCTCGGGACAAGGCGGAATTGTTGGCCAGTAGTGATATGGTGACGCATACGGATTGGCGGCCGTATAAATTTGAGTTTACGCCTAAGAAAAGCTATCGCTATTTTGTGTTAGAGGCCTATTATAAGACGCCGACCATGTTTTATTACAATGGGAACTTGTTGTTGGATAATGCTTCGGAGATCTACAGCTGTGAGATTCCGGAGGAAGAGCCGGACAATCCTATATTGGCGCAGGTAGACCCTAAGGATCGGAAGGTCAATGTAAAGCCATCGCCTAAGGAAGATCCGATTTTGCCCAAGGAAAAAGAGGAGCCTAAGGAAGCGCCTAAGGAGGTAGACCGAGGGGATTTTAAGGGGGATTTGAAGGCAGAGGATTTGGCTTTGGGGGATAAATTTCGTTTGGACAACTTGTATTTTCAGGCAGATTCTTCGAGTATTACGCCTGCTGCGGCTTTGGAGTTAAACGAGTTGGTTGCCTTTATGAAAAAGAACAAGGGGGTATCGATAGAAGTTGGGGGGCATACCAATGGTTTGCCTACGCATGAGTACTGCGACAACTTATCGGAGGATCGGGCGAAGAGCATAGCGCGTTATTTAACGGCCAAGGGGATTGATCGTCGTCGGATTAGTTATCGGGGGTATGGCAAGCGTCAGCCCATAGCGGACAATGAAACTCGGGAGGGGCGGAAGCGCAACCAGCGGGTAGAAATAAAAATTACGAAATTGGAGACGAACTGA
- a CDS encoding UvrD-helicase domain-containing protein, with product MKYTEEQERIFQFVQYDSNHGIIDAVAGSGKTTTIIESATYIGSSKKVLFCAFNRSIRKEIQNRFARKGFDHIIVKTMHALGFDILNTNSTSRYKVDDFKYTPIIDDYVQKYAEHSLKELLKLDEIPENPMDKNQKEVLKNYLYQYKYRLKEICTKYRLTLTPDNFEAFKDMVLHFGIFNHTQQESTQFNLKLKLYWKANNYLLDRGNTIAKNLKKIDFADMLYLPYAWQLYPQTKFDLLFIDECQDLSNSQIAVAFKYIKKTGRVLSVGDPYQSIYGFAGADINSYNRLKSLANSRSLKLSKCFRCPSNVIELAKNFREDISPFKHKEGDIYNIRFNEVISKVKPGNLVISRVKSPLLELLFMLLDKSITVEVHEDDIKEVLNSLRFMFSREELKSTEDLENLLNKVKKRKIYFIEKEASNIIDNAEKAKIIAYEIHLLNLKLGFIQKQMYINLDIDTIDELLKRIKKLISGGPNAIKLSTIHRAKGLENDVVFIINYDSLPLYRDNQQDWERIQERNLKYVALTRAKKTLFLVNSKETETEEDEGSLFDELDWL from the coding sequence ATGAAATATACCGAAGAACAGGAACGTATTTTTCAATTTGTACAGTACGATTCTAATCATGGAATTATTGATGCTGTTGCTGGATCTGGAAAAACTACAACAATTATTGAAAGTGCAACATATATTGGTTCTAGCAAAAAAGTTCTTTTTTGTGCTTTTAATAGAAGTATTCGTAAAGAAATTCAGAACCGATTTGCAAGAAAGGGCTTTGACCATATTATTGTCAAAACAATGCACGCATTAGGCTTTGATATTCTCAATACTAATTCTACTTCAAGATATAAAGTTGATGACTTTAAGTATACTCCAATTATAGACGATTACGTTCAGAAATACGCTGAACATAGTCTAAAAGAATTATTGAAATTAGACGAGATCCCAGAAAACCCCATGGATAAAAACCAAAAAGAAGTTTTAAAAAACTACTTATATCAATATAAATACAGGCTAAAAGAAATTTGTACAAAATATAGACTAACATTAACCCCTGATAATTTTGAAGCCTTTAAGGATATGGTGCTTCATTTTGGGATATTTAACCATACGCAACAAGAATCTACGCAATTTAATTTAAAACTGAAACTATATTGGAAAGCCAATAACTATTTACTTGACAGAGGTAACACAATCGCAAAAAACCTTAAAAAGATTGATTTTGCAGACATGTTGTATCTCCCCTATGCCTGGCAACTTTATCCTCAAACTAAATTTGATCTCTTGTTCATAGACGAATGTCAAGATTTATCAAATTCTCAAATAGCTGTAGCTTTTAAATACATCAAGAAAACAGGGCGGGTTCTCTCAGTTGGAGATCCTTATCAGTCTATTTATGGTTTTGCAGGAGCTGATATAAATTCTTATAATAGATTAAAGAGTTTAGCTAATTCAAGAAGTCTAAAACTGTCAAAGTGCTTTAGATGTCCTTCTAATGTAATTGAGTTAGCAAAGAACTTTAGGGAAGATATTAGCCCATTTAAACATAAGGAAGGAGATATTTATAATATCCGTTTTAATGAAGTTATTTCTAAAGTTAAACCTGGAAATTTAGTAATCTCAAGAGTCAAGAGTCCTCTATTAGAACTATTATTTATGTTGCTTGACAAATCCATTACTGTTGAAGTACATGAAGATGATATAAAAGAGGTATTAAATAGTTTAAGATTTATGTTTTCGAGAGAAGAACTCAAAAGCACTGAAGACCTTGAAAATCTTTTAAATAAAGTTAAAAAAAGGAAAATATACTTTATTGAAAAGGAAGCAAGTAACATTATTGACAATGCAGAAAAAGCTAAAATCATAGCTTATGAAATACACTTACTGAATCTAAAACTAGGATTTATTCAAAAGCAAATGTATATTAACTTAGATATAGATACAATAGATGAACTTTTAAAACGAATAAAAAAACTAATTAGTGGTGGTCCGAATGCTATTAAACTATCTACAATACACAGAGCTAAAGGCTTAGAAAATGATGTAGTATTTATTATAAATTATGATTCACTTCCTCTTTATAGAGATAATCAGCAAGATTGGGAAAGAATTCAAGAAAGAAATCTTAAATATGTTGCTCTAACTAGGGCTAAAAAAACTTTATTTCTTGTAAACTCAAAAGAAACTGAGACCGAAGAAGATGAAGGGTCTTTATTTGATGAATTAGATTGGTTATAA
- a CDS encoding IS5 family transposase, which produces MQNYALTNRFYTAQGKFLFNVWFPPLASKNLIAKPSKRGRPKTISDEFIRYLFRLKVLFSFGYRQLEGILKCVISKYNLDAKPISFTQIYRRVKKLKLNIKSKKRTKERSVAIDSTGLKTKGQGEWLRKKYLEKQRSSWIKVHLAVDDKTGEILSVEITTERKTDASQLPKMMKKMKSLNIRQVYADGAYDQIKCREAICKAGAVPFIPPRKNARLKKGKDGELVDSYRNDDILYIWELGATAWKQDLGYHRRNLSETAMMRLKHFFSERLSSLSFKMQKQEVLMRIQILNELNAVKLEVVTNQ; this is translated from the coding sequence ATACAGAATTACGCACTAACCAACAGATTTTATACGGCCCAAGGTAAGTTTCTTTTTAATGTTTGGTTCCCGCCTTTGGCAAGCAAAAACCTCATAGCTAAGCCTTCAAAACGCGGCAGACCTAAAACAATTTCTGATGAATTTATTCGCTATTTATTCCGTTTAAAAGTGCTTTTTTCTTTTGGATATCGACAATTAGAAGGTATTCTAAAATGCGTTATTTCCAAATATAATTTGGATGCTAAGCCCATATCTTTTACTCAAATATATCGTAGAGTCAAGAAACTAAAACTGAATATTAAGTCTAAAAAGAGGACTAAAGAAAGATCGGTAGCAATAGATAGTACAGGACTAAAAACAAAAGGACAGGGAGAATGGTTAAGAAAAAAATACTTGGAAAAGCAGCGCTCTAGCTGGATTAAAGTACATTTAGCAGTGGATGATAAAACAGGAGAAATATTATCTGTAGAGATTACCACAGAGCGAAAAACCGATGCTTCTCAACTCCCCAAAATGATGAAAAAAATGAAATCCTTGAATATCCGCCAAGTTTATGCAGATGGCGCCTATGACCAAATAAAATGTCGGGAAGCAATTTGTAAGGCTGGAGCGGTACCGTTTATTCCCCCACGTAAAAATGCTCGCCTAAAAAAAGGAAAAGATGGAGAGCTGGTTGACAGTTATCGCAATGATGATATTTTATATATCTGGGAGTTGGGAGCTACTGCTTGGAAACAAGATTTAGGCTATCATCGTCGAAATTTAAGCGAAACTGCAATGATGCGACTCAAGCACTTTTTCTCTGAACGGCTCTCTTCGCTCAGCTTTAAAATGCAGAAGCAAGAAGTCCTGATGCGTATTCAAATTTTAAATGAGCTTAATGCTGTCAAGTTGGAAGTTGTTACTAATCAGTAA
- a CDS encoding T9SS type A sorting domain-containing protein, which produces MRKLIYFFMALFFGSSLTAQNGCDGQRYRELIFTDIDTALAVQFGENITFNGDTQQLYMDIYYPANDQQANRPVIVWAFGGSFISGDRNQLATLCHYSAQQGYVAAAIDYRLYDGPFFPVPDSFDFLDVAVKAMGDMKASVRKLREDAANGNPYQIDTNYIFAGGVSAGAITAMQSAFLDANDPIPGHIDTIIQNNGGLEGNSSANYQYSSEIHAVINYSGALARTSWMDANDPPVFSVHDDGDDVVPYGPGYASVSAGGFTIDIVYVEGSETITQKANALGLTNGLITIPNSNDHVSYISGGPNVPTWQDSVLDNSFLFLHNEVCGLVAGLDELSVPVVEGQVFPNPAQERVFLRLNNWPEGQLQLSLYDLQGRQLRQWAETPAQQIEIQREQLPAGLYVLRLQLENGQRLERKVIFR; this is translated from the coding sequence ATGCGCAAGCTAATTTACTTCTTTATGGCCCTGTTTTTTGGGTCGAGCCTAACGGCTCAAAATGGCTGTGATGGACAGCGTTATCGGGAATTGATCTTTACGGATATTGATACGGCTTTGGCGGTACAATTTGGGGAGAACATTACCTTTAATGGGGATACGCAGCAACTGTATATGGATATTTATTATCCGGCGAATGATCAGCAGGCGAATCGGCCGGTGATTGTTTGGGCCTTTGGGGGGAGTTTTATCTCTGGGGACCGCAATCAATTGGCTACACTTTGTCATTATTCTGCTCAGCAGGGTTATGTGGCGGCAGCAATTGATTATCGTTTGTATGATGGGCCATTTTTTCCAGTGCCTGATTCTTTTGATTTTTTAGATGTTGCCGTAAAAGCGATGGGAGATATGAAAGCTTCTGTGCGTAAATTGCGGGAAGATGCGGCGAATGGCAATCCTTATCAGATTGATACTAATTACATTTTTGCTGGGGGCGTTTCTGCTGGAGCGATTACGGCCATGCAATCTGCATTTTTGGACGCCAATGATCCGATTCCGGGCCATATTGATACGATTATTCAGAATAATGGGGGCTTAGAGGGCAATAGTTCTGCGAACTATCAGTATTCTTCTGAAATCCATGCGGTCATCAATTATTCTGGAGCTTTGGCTCGTACGAGTTGGATGGATGCGAATGATCCTCCCGTATTTTCTGTGCATGATGATGGGGATGATGTGGTGCCTTATGGGCCAGGTTATGCCTCTGTGAGTGCGGGTGGTTTTACTATTGACATTGTGTATGTAGAGGGTAGTGAAACGATCACGCAAAAGGCCAATGCGTTGGGATTGACCAATGGATTGATTACCATTCCGAATAGCAACGATCACGTTAGTTACATTTCTGGTGGGCCCAACGTGCCTACTTGGCAAGACTCTGTTTTGGACAACAGCTTTTTGTTTTTGCACAATGAGGTTTGTGGTCTAGTAGCTGGTTTGGATGAGCTTTCGGTACCTGTAGTAGAAGGTCAGGTATTTCCTAATCCGGCTCAAGAGCGGGTATTTCTCCGTTTGAACAACTGGCCAGAGGGACAGCTACAGCTTTCACTTTATGATCTTCAGGGACGTCAGTTGCGTCAGTGGGCCGAAACACCTGCTCAGCAAATTGAGATTCAGCGTGAGCAATTGCCTGCGGGTTTGTATGTTCTGCGGCTACAGCTAGAAAATGGGCAGCGTTTGGAGCGGAAAGTGATTTTTAGATAG